The Candidatus Eisenbacteria bacterium nucleotide sequence CGCCCCCGTCAGGGAGGAGCAGCCCGAGCGCCAGCAGGCCGGCGAACGCCAGAAGAGTGAGGAGGACCGCCCATGCGAGAGGCGCGCTCTTCACGGACACCGCTCCTTTCGTAGGTCGCGAAAGTATGTGTGCACGCACCCTACCATCGGCATTCAGGGGGGGTCAACGAAGCCGGAAGCAGGACGTGCCGCGAAAACCCTTGGCTGAGGGCGAGGCGTCTCTCCGCGGGCGGCCGCGCTGCCGCTCGGAAGCCGCAGCGGACGATAAGGCAAGCCCCCGCTCGAGGGTGTCGTTCCCGTTGCCTAGATCTCTCCACGCGCCGTCGGATCTGAACCGGAACGACCTGATCCCATCTCGCAGGGGCCTGGTCTAGGACTCATGGTCCTGCACGCATGGAAAGCACATGCCATACCAGTTGAAGCGATTATCGCAATCGACTATCCGGCAACTCGTTGCAAGCTCAGCGCGAGAATCGGCTCCTTCCGCCATGGCTGAATTAGGGGCAATAGCCACGCGCTCCGGGGAATTGTCCCCGGCGCCGGAGACGAATCCGAGAAGGGGAGAGCAGAGAGACGCCCCGCGTCCAAGTCCGGAGCGCCCGGCGGCGCACGTTTGATCGACCGCCCGCGCTAGCCCTCGGCCTTGCGAACGGCGACGGCCTTCATTCCCTTGGGACCTTCCTGAATGTCGAAATCGACCAGCATCCCTTCCTGCAGGGTGCGGAAGCCGCTTCCGTCAATCTCGCTGAAGTGCACGAAGATGTCCGGGGATCCGTCCTCCTGTTGAATGAAACCATACCCCTTCGCATCGCTGAACCACTTGACACGACCTCTCGGCATACCGCCCCCCTTCAAGCACAGAACGGGGAGCGCGCGTCGAGGCCGCACGCTCCCCGGATCTCAAGAACAAACAGACACGACATACGACAAGAACTCCAAACCCTCGCGCACGAAGTCTATCACCCGATGTCTCGCCGGTCAACCTCACCCTCCCCCCCAGTCCTTGCGCCTGGCGGGCCATCCGCGTAAGGCCGCACCCCCGGCTACGACTCGATCATCTCCACGTTCGCCCTCGGAAGGACCGCTTCCTCTCCCGACTCGAAGCGCACCTTGAGGACGCGCACCTTCGCTTCCGTCTCGAGATCGCGCAGTTCGGAGGGCAGATCGGCCACGACCCCCAGCCTCCCGAAGTAGGGCACGCGGATCACGCGGACCGGGCTGCCCACCGTGAGCCCCTCGCTGGCATGTTTCCCCTCGCCCGCCAGCTTCTGGGCTGTGATGGGGATGACGATCTCGGGCCGCATGACGCCGGCCCGTATCTGAGTCGCCCCGTTGACCGAGACCTTGCGCCCCTGATGCCTGCCCAGCAGATCGAAAGTCCTGCGGGCCATCGCCATCCGGCCGAACCCCTCGGTCACGATGACAGTGCATCCGATCGACTCCTGTCCCGTGATCGCGACCCCAAGGTCGTAGCCGAGGAGGGAACGAAGATCCTGATCGTCCAATCCCCCGACCACGACGGCCCTGGCCTTGACCTCGATCGCTCGGCGCAGCGCGGGAATCCTCACGAGCGAGCCCCCGACGACGACCTTGCCCGCGAGTCCGGGATGGAGATGCGTCTCCCTGAGCTCCTCCTCGGGCGAGTTCGTCACGACCTCGAGAAGCCCGACCGTCTCGCCCCCCACGCCGAAGATCCCCTGCAGGAACGCCCCCTCGGCCTGGACGACGACCCCCTCTCCCGCCATCACCTCCGCGACGATCCCGTCGATGTACGCGTCGACCTCCACTGGGATCGGCGGCTCCCGGATGATCACCTGACCCGTCACATCCGAGATGCTCTCCACGGTCCCCTTCACGGGGGAGCGGCAGTGCGACTTGAAGAGACCGAAGAAAGACTTGCTCGTCGCGATGACCTCGTCCTTCTCAATAGCCTCCCCTTCCTTCTTGAGCATGAACTCGCGCAGGTCCTGCTGATGGATCCCGAGCAGGCTCGCCGCCTTGATAGGTTGGACGTTGCCGGGCAGCTCGGTTCGGGCCACGACGGTCTCGGCCTCGACCGCGGCTCCCTCGCTCACGACGACCGTCCCCTTCAGGGGAAGGCGCCGGACCTTCTTGATATGCGTCCTTTCCGTCACGCGGAGCCCGGGTGTGTATGCGTGCGCCACCTTCCCTCCTCCTCCTAGCGCCCTACGGAAGGCGCGCCCACATTCATGAACGAACTCGGATAGACATCCAGGGCCGTGCACCATTCAACGAGCTTTCGGACTCTCTCACCCGGTTCCTTGGGGAGGACGAACGGCTGGCGTCCTCTGCAATCGATCAGGATCCCGGCCGCCCCCCCCTTGAGGGCGATCTTGAGCGTGCGCCCCTTCCCGGCCCCTAGATCGAAACCGCTGGCCGGTTCGAGGACGGCCTCGGCAGTCTGTCCGACATCGAGCAGGATCCGCTTCATCGATCCATAGGGCAGATCGAACTCCTCCTTCTTCCCGTCCGGAAGGGCGATTGAGCCCTTCAGGCAGCGCACGCCCTCCTTGCCGGCCCCGATCGGAGCGATGCTCGTCCCGAGCCGCACAAGGCAGTCGTGGACGAAGACATCGGTCGCCGCTTTGTCGTTCACGTCCGCGAGGACCCCGAGCTGAGGCATCATGAAGATCGAGTCGACCGCCAGCTCCGTGATCCCCTCGGGCAGGAAGGCGTCGAGCATCATCAGGGCCGACTGCACCCGCCTCGGCGCGTGCGAGAGGACGCCTCCCGAGCCGACCAGGAGGTTCAAGCCGCGAAGGCTGATCAGCGACTCGCCCGTGGCCGTCTGCTCGAAGGTGTCCGAGATCGTCCTCTCCTTCTGGACC carries:
- a CDS encoding cold shock domain-containing protein yields the protein MPRGRVKWFSDAKGYGFIQQEDGSPDIFVHFSEIDGSGFRTLQEGMLVDFDIQEGPKGMKAVAVRKAEG